One window from the genome of Methylophaga thalassica encodes:
- a CDS encoding rhodanese-like domain-containing protein, with protein MKQMTATEFSTLLLSEAPPVMIDVRESHELVHGMIEGAMHIPMNEIPARLEELGPYQNKTVAIICRSGKRSAQVGQFLEHVGFNDVINLDGGMNGWAVNVDTTMSTY; from the coding sequence ATGAAACAAATGACCGCCACTGAATTTAGCACTTTGTTATTAAGTGAAGCGCCACCGGTAATGATTGATGTTCGTGAAAGCCATGAATTGGTTCACGGCATGATTGAAGGGGCAATGCACATTCCGATGAACGAGATTCCTGCGCGTCTGGAAGAGTTAGGACCTTATCAGAATAAAACGGTTGCGATTATTTGTCGTAGCGGAAAACGAAGTGCCCAGGTCGGGCAGTTTCTTGAACACGTTGGTTTTAATGATGTGATTAATCTTGATGGTGGTATGAATGGCTGGGCAGTTAATGTCGATACTACAATGTCGACATATTAA
- a CDS encoding protein-L-isoaspartate O-methyltransferase family protein, with product MSSLNHAHTNMVIQQVRPSEVLNDTVLAVMSDVARADFVDEDSVGMAYADTMLTIAYEQCMLTPILEGRFLQALDLTPETNVLEIGTGSGYFTALLAKLSNHVISVEYYADLSELAAKRLAKADIRNVTLTVGDASQGWPLVERVDTIVITAACAQIPDDYLQSLKVGGKLLIVTGTAPAMSVQLITRMNEREWQPKFLFETVIPYMINGEPIQQFEF from the coding sequence GTGTCTTCGCTAAATCATGCTCATACCAATATGGTCATTCAACAAGTTCGTCCTAGTGAAGTCCTGAATGACACTGTTTTAGCTGTGATGTCAGATGTTGCCAGGGCGGACTTTGTTGACGAGGATTCGGTGGGCATGGCGTATGCCGATACAATGCTAACCATTGCTTATGAGCAATGTATGTTAACGCCTATATTGGAAGGTCGTTTTTTACAGGCGCTTGACTTAACACCTGAAACAAATGTGTTGGAAATAGGAACCGGATCAGGCTATTTCACAGCATTACTGGCTAAACTCTCGAATCACGTTATTTCCGTTGAATATTATGCTGATTTATCTGAGTTAGCAGCTAAACGCTTAGCTAAAGCAGATATCAGAAATGTCACGTTAACTGTTGGTGATGCCAGCCAGGGATGGCCGTTAGTTGAGCGTGTTGACACAATTGTTATTACGGCTGCCTGTGCACAGATCCCTGATGACTATTTACAAAGTCTGAAAGTTGGTGGGAAATTATTGATAGTCACAGGCACAGCGCCTGCTATGTCGGTTCAATTAATCACACGAATGAATGAAAGAGAATGGCAGCCAAAATTTTTATTTGAGACCGTTATTCCCTACATGATTAACGGTGAACCAATCCAACAATTTGAATTCTAA
- a CDS encoding ABC transporter permease codes for MTHILAVKAVVARELTKVFRQRARLISAMVRPMIWLLVIGSGVGSMLQGEQQAGYLSFLVPGIVAMTLLFAALLSALTLVYDKEFGVMRMMLIAPIPHYLIVIAKLIAAAITAMVQAILLLVILALIGLIEVKVALWLLLPALATAVCCAAIGGLIAAWSKTLDNFAVIMNFFIFPVFFLSGALYPVNQLPEMLKYVVLINPFSYGVDLMKHVVPTANSDFSIMTDITVLAVFSVMAISIACWRFSRESVHEPLFHRATGKK; via the coding sequence ATGACACATATACTCGCCGTTAAGGCTGTGGTGGCAAGAGAGCTGACGAAGGTCTTCCGTCAACGTGCAAGACTGATCAGTGCCATGGTCAGACCGATGATTTGGCTGCTGGTGATAGGCTCTGGTGTTGGCAGTATGTTGCAGGGTGAGCAGCAAGCTGGTTACCTCAGCTTTCTAGTGCCTGGCATTGTGGCGATGACACTATTATTTGCTGCTTTATTGTCAGCATTAACCCTTGTTTATGATAAAGAATTTGGGGTGATGCGGATGATGTTGATTGCCCCAATTCCTCATTATTTAATTGTTATTGCTAAATTAATTGCTGCAGCTATTACCGCGATGGTTCAGGCCATTCTATTATTAGTGATCTTGGCCTTGATAGGTTTGATCGAAGTGAAAGTCGCTTTATGGTTATTATTACCGGCTTTAGCGACAGCCGTATGCTGTGCGGCAATAGGCGGTTTGATCGCTGCCTGGTCTAAAACTCTGGATAATTTTGCGGTGATTATGAATTTTTTCATCTTCCCGGTGTTTTTCTTGAGTGGTGCGCTTTATCCAGTCAATCAATTACCAGAGATGCTGAAATATGTCGTGTTAATCAATCCATTTAGCTATGGTGTCGATTTGATGAAACATGTTGTACCGACCGCGAATAGTGATTTTTCTATCATGACCGACATTACCGTGCTGGCAGTTTTTTCAGTGATGGCAATAAGTATTGCTTGTTGGCGTTTCTCTCGTGAGTCAGTTCATGAGCCATTATTTCATCGGGCTACAGGAAAAAAATAG
- a CDS encoding ABC transporter ATP-binding protein, translating into MAYKNQYAILTKGLTKQYGQALAVNGLDLSIEPGRFYGLLGPNGAGKSTTIHMLTTMTSASSGEAWISGREVKRYPVQTRAAVGLVFQDSALDRMMTVDENLQFAAALYNLNKQQAEQRISELLSVFGLEKKRHQKLLALSGGQRRAVDIARGVLHKPQVLFLDEPTIGLDLPNRRAIWRFIEQLRKDEGMTVFLTTHYLEEAEACDHVDFIQKGQLQKGGAPKKLIKNLAAYMLEIDCADTEIVSQQMRPQFGEPLWEDQHLTYRIQDKETDFYQLQKTLGNAINAMQWRKPNLNDVYLWTVCPPDYGVVT; encoded by the coding sequence GTGGCTTATAAAAATCAATATGCGATTTTAACCAAGGGCCTGACCAAGCAATATGGTCAGGCCCTTGCTGTTAATGGGCTTGATCTTAGTATCGAACCAGGACGGTTCTATGGTTTGCTTGGTCCTAATGGGGCAGGTAAAAGTACGACTATTCATATGCTGACTACCATGACTTCAGCCTCATCAGGCGAAGCCTGGATATCTGGTCGTGAAGTCAAACGCTATCCAGTACAAACACGTGCCGCAGTTGGCTTGGTTTTCCAGGATTCAGCCCTTGATCGGATGATGACGGTGGATGAAAACTTACAGTTCGCTGCCGCTTTATATAATCTGAATAAACAGCAAGCAGAGCAACGTATTTCTGAGTTGTTGTCAGTATTTGGCTTAGAAAAAAAACGTCATCAGAAATTATTAGCCTTATCCGGTGGGCAGCGGCGCGCTGTAGATATTGCTCGTGGCGTTTTACATAAACCTCAGGTCTTATTTTTGGATGAACCGACTATTGGTTTGGATTTACCTAACCGTCGTGCCATTTGGCGATTCATTGAACAGCTAAGAAAAGATGAAGGCATGACGGTATTTCTGACCACACATTATCTGGAAGAAGCAGAAGCCTGTGACCATGTCGATTTCATACAAAAAGGACAGTTGCAAAAAGGTGGCGCGCCTAAAAAACTGATTAAAAATCTAGCAGCATATATGCTGGAAATTGATTGTGCTGATACCGAAATAGTTAGCCAGCAGATGCGTCCGCAATTTGGTGAGCCTTTATGGGAAGACCAGCATCTGACGTATCGTATTCAAGATAAAGAAACCGATTTTTATCAGTTACAAAAAACGCTTGGTAATGCCATCAATGCAATGCAATGGCGTAAACCTAATCTCAATGATGTGTATCTATGGACAGTATGTCCACCTGATTATGGGGTCGTGACATGA
- the pqqE gene encoding pyrroloquinoline quinone biosynthesis protein PqqE has product MTTTGSDQNKAPGSTGGAVGMNVRDSIRQPLWLLAELTYACPLQCPYCSNPMDFASVKKELTTEEWINVFRQAREMGATQLGLSGGEPLTRPDLIELIREARNLGFYTNLITSGVGLNADKAKEFKEAGLDHIQVSFQASSEDLNNLIAGTDAFQHKIEMAKAVKAAGYPMVLCFVTHRQNIDKIDEILDLAINLDADYVELATTQYYGWAMHNRDQLLPMKEQLVRAEAIAHEYQEKQKGNMKIYYVVPDYYEDRPKACMNGWGNVFLTVTPDGTALPCHAARELPGMELPNVKELSIKEIWEGSNDFNRFRGFDWMKEPCRSCDEKEKDFGGCRCQAYMLTGDPAMADPVCTKSPDHHLILEAIENGRQEAEKSADVAKPLVFRNPKNSKEICGL; this is encoded by the coding sequence ATGACAACGACTGGATCAGACCAGAATAAAGCGCCCGGAAGTACTGGTGGCGCTGTAGGTATGAATGTCCGTGATAGCATTCGTCAGCCTCTATGGTTATTGGCCGAGTTAACCTACGCATGCCCGCTGCAATGTCCTTATTGTTCAAATCCTATGGATTTTGCCAGTGTCAAAAAAGAGCTGACAACAGAAGAGTGGATCAATGTTTTCCGTCAGGCTCGGGAAATGGGGGCCACTCAGCTGGGTTTATCAGGTGGTGAACCTTTAACTCGTCCTGATTTGATTGAACTTATCCGTGAAGCCAGAAATTTAGGTTTTTACACCAATTTGATTACCTCGGGTGTGGGGCTAAACGCAGATAAAGCAAAAGAGTTTAAAGAAGCTGGCCTGGATCATATCCAGGTTAGTTTTCAGGCGAGTTCAGAAGATTTGAATAATCTTATTGCTGGTACTGATGCTTTCCAACATAAGATTGAGATGGCAAAAGCGGTGAAAGCTGCTGGTTATCCAATGGTGTTGTGTTTTGTCACACATCGTCAGAATATTGATAAGATTGATGAGATTTTGGATCTGGCCATTAATCTTGATGCTGATTATGTTGAGCTTGCTACTACTCAGTACTATGGTTGGGCGATGCATAACCGTGACCAATTATTACCGATGAAAGAACAATTGGTGCGTGCAGAAGCAATTGCGCACGAATATCAGGAAAAGCAAAAAGGCAATATGAAGATTTATTATGTTGTTCCTGACTATTATGAAGATAGACCCAAAGCTTGTATGAATGGCTGGGGAAATGTCTTTCTGACAGTGACGCCAGATGGAACCGCCTTGCCTTGCCATGCTGCCCGTGAATTGCCAGGCATGGAGTTACCTAATGTTAAAGAGCTCAGTATAAAAGAAATCTGGGAAGGCTCGAACGACTTCAATCGTTTCCGTGGTTTTGACTGGATGAAAGAGCCTTGCCGTAGTTGTGATGAAAAAGAAAAAGATTTTGGTGGCTGTCGTTGTCAGGCCTATATGCTAACAGGGGATCCAGCCATGGCTGATCCTGTTTGTACGAAATCTCCCGATCATCATCTAATTCTGGAAGCGATTGAGAATGGTCGGCAGGAGGCTGAAAAATCAGCTGATGTTGCCAAACCTCTTGTATTCAGAAACCCGAAAAATTCAAAAGAAATTTGTGGCTTATAA